One stretch of Corynebacterium auriscanis DNA includes these proteins:
- the hisI gene encoding phosphoribosyl-AMP cyclohydrolase yields MSDDYSLDPVIAARLKRNDAGLVPAVVQDVSTGDVLMMAWMNDTALARTLATREATYWSRSRQELWIKGATSGHTQLVHEVRLDCDGDTVLLKVDQVGAACHTGDWTCFDAARLDQPQNPAGENQ; encoded by the coding sequence GTGAGCGACGACTACTCGCTCGACCCCGTGATCGCAGCACGGTTAAAGCGCAACGACGCGGGCCTAGTCCCGGCCGTGGTTCAAGACGTATCCACCGGCGATGTTCTGATGATGGCTTGGATGAACGATACGGCTCTGGCCCGCACACTGGCCACACGCGAAGCCACCTATTGGTCACGCTCCCGCCAGGAATTGTGGATCAAGGGCGCCACCAGTGGCCACACCCAGCTCGTGCACGAAGTTCGTTTGGACTGCGACGGAGACACGGTCTTGTTGAAGGTAGACCAGGTCGGCGCGGCCTGCCATACCGGCGACTGGACTTGTTTCGACGCCGCCCGTCTTGACCAACCCCAAAACCCCGCAGGCGAAAACCAATAG
- the trpC gene encoding indole-3-glycerol phosphate synthase TrpC, with product MSTVLDQIIAGVLEDQAAREAKVPYAEIKAQSLNAPAPIDAYAALSGRSVKVIAEVKRASPSKGNLADIPEPEVLAKAYADNGAAVISCLTEERRFKGSLADFDAVRSAVDIPLLRKDFIVNPYQIHEARAHGADMILLIVAALDQDRLSALLDRTESLGMTALVEVHTEEEAERAVAAGAKVIGVNARNLKTLEVDMGVFGRIAPALPSSVIKVAESGVKDKHDLLAYAGAGADAVLVGEGLVTASIPGQACKELVVAGQHPSCPQS from the coding sequence ATGTCGACGGTTTTGGATCAGATCATCGCCGGAGTGCTGGAGGATCAGGCCGCCCGCGAGGCCAAGGTGCCATACGCCGAGATCAAAGCTCAGTCTCTAAACGCACCTGCGCCAATTGATGCGTATGCAGCGCTATCGGGTCGCAGCGTGAAGGTCATCGCAGAGGTCAAGCGCGCGAGCCCCTCTAAGGGCAACCTCGCAGACATTCCGGAGCCCGAGGTGCTGGCCAAGGCCTATGCCGATAATGGGGCCGCAGTCATTTCCTGCCTCACGGAAGAGCGCCGTTTTAAAGGCTCACTTGCTGATTTCGATGCCGTTCGAAGCGCAGTTGATATCCCCCTTCTGCGCAAGGACTTCATCGTCAACCCGTATCAGATCCACGAGGCTCGCGCCCACGGTGCTGACATGATTCTGCTGATCGTGGCGGCCCTGGACCAGGATCGGCTCTCAGCTTTGTTGGACCGCACGGAATCCTTGGGTATGACTGCCTTGGTGGAGGTACACACGGAGGAAGAAGCCGAGCGCGCGGTTGCCGCCGGGGCCAAGGTCATTGGTGTGAATGCCCGCAACCTCAAGACACTCGAAGTCGACATGGGTGTGTTTGGCCGTATCGCGCCCGCTTTGCCTTCATCGGTAATCAAGGTCGCGGAATCTGGCGTCAAAGATAAGCATGACCTTTTGGCCTACGCCGGAGCAGGAGCCGACGCCGTGTTGGTAGGCGAGGGGCTGGTCACCGCGAGTATTCCGGGCCAGGCTTGCAAGGAATTGGTCGTGGCTGGTCAGCACCCCTCATGCCCACAGTCCTGA
- a CDS encoding anthranilate synthase component I: protein MSTSTHVTSREQFRVLAKSHRVVPVARKVLADQDTALSVYRKLAADRPGTFLLESAAHGQSWSRYSFIGTGSRCALSAKNGVVRWLGEPPVDLAVDVDINPLTAVADVLQALHTNPPAGLPPLTSGLVGYMGYDMVRYIEDLPDTCTDDLNLPDMVQLLVEDMAVVDHHEGSVWLIANVINWDNSDNRVDDAYDEAIARINAMTSRLAGGVERGVDTFSTPTPSPRRQRNQSDHFARIEQCKEHIRAGDAFQIVLSQRFEMQTTVAPLDVYRMLRVANPSPYMFLVNVPNDEFTQTAFTIVGSSPESLVRVQGREVTTFPIAGSRPRGATVEQDIQYEKDLVNDEKENSEHLMLVDLGRNDLGRVCEPGSVEVHDFRHVERYSAIMHLVSGVSGQLAAGKTAVDAFAATFPAGTLSGAPKPSALSIIDRLEQTRRGVYGGTVGYFDFTGNTDQAIAIRTGVYKDGTVYVQAGGGIVADSDPLAEDEETQNKAAAVLRAVAAAGTLSTAGTLSTAGTAQAEEGD, encoded by the coding sequence ATGAGCACCAGCACCCACGTGACCAGCCGCGAGCAATTCCGGGTATTGGCGAAAAGCCACCGTGTGGTCCCGGTAGCGCGGAAAGTTCTCGCCGACCAAGACACAGCCCTGTCGGTGTACCGGAAACTCGCCGCGGATCGACCCGGCACGTTCTTGCTGGAATCCGCTGCACACGGGCAGTCGTGGTCGCGTTATTCGTTCATCGGCACGGGCTCGCGTTGTGCGCTGTCGGCGAAAAACGGTGTGGTGCGGTGGCTGGGGGAGCCACCGGTGGACCTGGCCGTGGATGTGGACATAAACCCACTGACAGCCGTTGCGGATGTGCTGCAAGCGCTGCACACTAACCCGCCAGCCGGATTGCCCCCGCTGACGTCCGGTTTGGTGGGTTATATGGGTTACGACATGGTCCGTTACATCGAGGACCTGCCCGATACCTGCACTGATGACCTAAATCTGCCCGATATGGTCCAGTTGCTGGTTGAGGATATGGCCGTCGTGGATCACCACGAGGGCTCGGTGTGGCTCATCGCCAACGTCATCAATTGGGATAACTCCGATAACCGGGTGGATGACGCCTACGACGAAGCCATAGCGCGCATCAACGCAATGACCAGTCGGCTCGCTGGTGGGGTAGAGCGGGGCGTCGATACATTTTCGACGCCTACCCCCTCCCCACGAAGGCAGCGCAACCAGAGCGACCACTTTGCGCGGATCGAGCAGTGCAAGGAACACATCCGGGCAGGTGATGCCTTCCAGATTGTGCTGTCCCAGCGGTTCGAGATGCAAACAACTGTGGCGCCACTGGATGTGTACCGCATGCTGCGCGTGGCTAACCCCAGCCCGTACATGTTCTTGGTCAACGTGCCGAATGACGAATTCACGCAGACAGCTTTCACGATCGTGGGTTCCTCGCCGGAATCCCTAGTGCGCGTGCAAGGCCGCGAGGTGACCACGTTCCCCATTGCGGGTTCGCGACCACGTGGGGCGACGGTGGAGCAGGATATTCAGTACGAAAAGGACCTGGTCAACGACGAAAAGGAGAACTCCGAGCACCTCATGTTGGTGGACTTGGGGCGCAATGACTTGGGCAGGGTGTGTGAACCCGGATCGGTGGAGGTTCACGACTTCCGCCACGTTGAGCGCTACAGCGCGATCATGCACTTGGTCTCCGGTGTGAGCGGTCAGCTGGCTGCGGGAAAAACTGCCGTCGATGCTTTCGCAGCTACGTTCCCAGCGGGCACGTTGTCCGGGGCGCCCAAACCCTCGGCGCTGAGCATCATTGACCGGTTGGAGCAGACGCGTCGTGGTGTGTATGGCGGCACTGTTGGCTACTTTGACTTCACGGGCAATACGGATCAGGCGATTGCCATCCGCACGGGTGTATATAAGGACGGCACGGTGTACGTGCAGGCGGGCGGTGGAATCGTCGCGGATTCGGATCCCTTAGCCGAGGACGAGGAAACTCAAAACAAGGCGGCCGCGGTGCTGCGTGCGGTGGCGGCGGCCGGGACACTCAGCACGGCCGGGACACTCAGCACGGCCGGGACAGCCCAGGCCGAAGAGGGAGACTAG
- the hisF gene encoding imidazole glycerol phosphate synthase subunit HisF, protein MTLTTRVIPCLDVDNGRVVKGVNFQGLRDAGDPVELAARYDREGADELTFLDVSASKDGRGTMLEVVRRTAEQVFIPLTVGGGVRSAEDVDALLRAGADKVSVNSSAVARPELLRELSERFGAQCIVLSVDARRTADGSFEVTTHGGTKSAGLDALEWAKKGEALGVGEILLNSMDGDGTKSGFDLELIEAVRAQVSIPVIASGGAGKAEHFPPAVHAGADAVLAASIFHFGEVSIPEVKSAMAAAGLEVRQ, encoded by the coding sequence TCAAGGGCGTGAATTTCCAGGGGCTGCGCGATGCCGGCGATCCCGTTGAGCTCGCCGCGCGCTACGACCGCGAGGGAGCCGATGAACTGACGTTTCTGGATGTCTCCGCGTCGAAGGACGGTCGGGGCACCATGTTGGAGGTGGTGCGTCGCACTGCCGAGCAGGTGTTCATTCCGCTAACCGTTGGCGGTGGCGTGCGTTCGGCCGAGGACGTGGACGCACTACTGCGTGCGGGAGCCGATAAAGTCTCGGTCAATTCCTCTGCGGTCGCACGCCCCGAACTGCTCCGCGAGCTGTCCGAGCGCTTCGGTGCTCAGTGCATCGTCTTGTCGGTCGATGCGCGCCGAACTGCTGATGGTTCCTTCGAAGTCACCACCCATGGAGGTACCAAGTCCGCGGGCCTGGATGCCCTGGAATGGGCGAAGAAGGGTGAGGCGTTGGGCGTCGGTGAAATCCTGTTGAACTCCATGGATGGCGATGGCACCAAGTCCGGATTCGATCTCGAGCTGATTGAGGCAGTGCGGGCTCAGGTGAGCATCCCCGTCATCGCCTCCGGCGGCGCAGGCAAGGCCGAGCACTTCCCGCCGGCAGTGCACGCTGGAGCCGATGCTGTACTGGCTGCGTCCATCTTCCACTTCGGAGAGGTCTCCATTCCCGAGGTGAAATCCGCCATGGCAGCAGCGGGGTTGGAGGTTCGACAGTGA
- the pyk gene encoding pyruvate kinase produces MDRRTKIVCTLGPAVASKEGITGLVNAGMNVARLNFSHGEHADHEQNYKWVREATDETGNAVGVLADLQGPKIRLGRFAEGATVWATGETVRITVDDVQGTHDRVSTTYKGLAHDARPGDRLLVDDGKVALVCKEVDGNDVVCEVVEGGPVSNNKGVSLPGMNISTPALSEKDREDLRFALKLGVDFIALSFVRSPSDVELVREIMDEVGRRVPVIAKLEKPEAVESLEPIILAFDAVMVARGDLGVEVPLEEVPLVQKRAIQIARENAKPVIVATQMLDSMIENSRPTRAEASDVANAVLDGADAVMLSGETSVGKHPITTVETMARIVSAAEVDGEVPPLTHRPRTRRGVISYAAKDIGERLNARALVAFTSSGDTAKRVARLRSRLPLLVFTPFQAVRSQLALTWGVETFLTDDVSTTDEMMAAVDQALLGMAEYKHDDMMVVVAGSPPGISGNTNMIQVHLLGQEHKR; encoded by the coding sequence GTGGATAGAAGAACGAAGATCGTATGTACCCTCGGTCCCGCAGTTGCCTCGAAAGAAGGCATCACGGGCCTCGTCAATGCGGGCATGAATGTTGCCCGCCTGAATTTCTCCCACGGTGAGCACGCTGACCACGAGCAGAACTATAAGTGGGTGCGCGAGGCCACCGACGAAACCGGTAACGCAGTCGGCGTTCTCGCTGATCTCCAAGGTCCCAAGATTCGCCTCGGGCGCTTCGCTGAAGGCGCAACTGTCTGGGCTACGGGCGAGACCGTCCGAATTACAGTCGACGACGTACAGGGCACCCACGACCGCGTGTCGACCACGTACAAGGGCTTGGCCCACGATGCTCGTCCCGGTGACCGCCTGCTTGTCGACGATGGCAAGGTCGCCCTCGTCTGCAAGGAAGTCGACGGCAATGACGTGGTCTGCGAGGTCGTTGAAGGCGGCCCCGTCTCCAACAACAAGGGCGTGTCACTGCCCGGCATGAATATCTCCACCCCAGCCCTGAGCGAAAAGGACCGTGAGGACCTGCGCTTCGCCCTCAAGCTGGGCGTGGATTTCATTGCGCTTTCTTTCGTTCGTTCCCCCTCCGATGTTGAGCTCGTCCGCGAAATCATGGACGAGGTTGGCCGGCGCGTGCCGGTTATTGCGAAGTTGGAGAAGCCCGAGGCCGTTGAATCCCTCGAGCCAATCATCCTAGCGTTTGATGCCGTCATGGTCGCCCGCGGTGACCTCGGTGTGGAGGTTCCTTTGGAGGAAGTTCCGCTAGTTCAAAAGCGTGCCATTCAGATCGCGCGCGAGAACGCTAAGCCCGTCATTGTGGCCACGCAGATGCTGGATTCCATGATCGAGAACTCTCGCCCCACTCGTGCGGAGGCCTCCGACGTTGCTAACGCGGTGTTGGATGGCGCCGATGCCGTCATGCTGTCCGGAGAGACCTCGGTGGGCAAGCACCCCATCACCACCGTCGAAACGATGGCGCGCATTGTCTCTGCGGCCGAGGTCGATGGAGAGGTCCCACCGCTGACCCACCGTCCGCGCACTCGGCGGGGCGTCATCTCCTATGCGGCGAAGGACATCGGCGAGCGACTAAATGCGCGTGCCCTCGTGGCGTTTACGTCCTCGGGTGATACCGCCAAGCGAGTGGCTCGTCTGCGTTCGCGCCTGCCGTTGCTGGTGTTCACGCCGTTCCAGGCGGTGCGTTCGCAGTTGGCGTTGACATGGGGTGTGGAGACCTTCCTGACCGACGATGTTTCCACCACTGACGAAATGATGGCCGCTGTCGATCAGGCCTTGCTGGGCATGGCCGAGTACAAGCATGACGACATGATGGTTGTCGTGGCGGGATCCCCTCCGGGAATCTCCGGCAACACCAACATGATTCAGGTGCACCTGCTGGGGCAGGAGCACAAGCGCTAG
- the trpA gene encoding tryptophan synthase subunit alpha, whose translation MTEVTTEAARPAQQSRLAQVFHQANEGNRAAFVAYMPAGFPNAEESREIFAALAEHADLIEVGIPFTDPMMDGPTIQAAADEALDNGFRVAQTFDAVRTVTEAGGHAVIMSYWNPVLQYGPERFAEDLAATGGLGSIIPDLLPEEAERWTKACEKHGLSPVYLVAPSTTPERLQMTVNAGNGFVYAASHMGVTGAQEEVSSHARELVQRTREATDLPVAVGLGVRDGNQAASIAAFADGVIVGSALIQAVQAGRDGAGQDNGANKDRMIALARELREGCQR comes from the coding sequence ATGACTGAGGTAACCACTGAAGCAGCCCGCCCGGCGCAGCAATCCCGTCTGGCACAGGTGTTCCACCAAGCCAACGAGGGTAACCGCGCTGCGTTCGTAGCCTACATGCCCGCGGGATTCCCGAATGCCGAGGAATCGCGGGAAATCTTCGCGGCCCTAGCCGAGCACGCGGACCTCATTGAGGTTGGCATTCCCTTTACAGATCCCATGATGGACGGTCCCACGATCCAGGCGGCAGCCGATGAGGCCTTGGATAACGGATTCCGCGTGGCCCAGACGTTCGATGCGGTGCGGACTGTCACCGAAGCTGGTGGCCACGCCGTCATCATGAGCTACTGGAATCCCGTGTTGCAATACGGCCCGGAGCGATTCGCGGAGGATTTGGCTGCCACGGGTGGCTTGGGTTCGATCATCCCGGATTTGCTACCGGAGGAAGCTGAGCGCTGGACCAAGGCCTGCGAGAAGCACGGTCTGTCCCCGGTGTACTTGGTTGCTCCCTCAACCACGCCGGAGCGCCTGCAGATGACCGTCAACGCAGGAAACGGTTTTGTTTACGCCGCCTCTCACATGGGTGTCACCGGCGCGCAGGAGGAAGTGTCTTCCCATGCCCGCGAGCTCGTGCAGCGCACCCGTGAGGCCACCGACTTGCCAGTCGCGGTGGGTCTTGGTGTGCGCGACGGCAATCAGGCTGCGAGTATCGCTGCCTTCGCCGATGGTGTTATCGTCGGCTCCGCTTTGATCCAGGCGGTTCAAGCTGGCCGGGATGGCGCTGGTCAAGACAACGGGGCCAACAAGGACCGCATGATTGCCCTAGCCCGTGAACTGCGGGAGGGTTGCCAGCGCTAA
- a CDS encoding TIGR02234 family membrane protein, translating to MKKNRAALVLVGLSAIGLWVAGRLKFLTATVSDDKAGDSVKTLVGSVWDPAMVPLALAMIAAVILTLAVEPVIRRFLGGVVAVLAAVASFRSVTLLTSDVDLARARNILASGSATQRATKPVQISEWAQVTDAQVHTMPVVVALVAATLGVIGGVLLLMQPGKASKGHSRYETPENRRAGAKEDLAENPNNSRALWDVMDTGVDPTDDDSDDFTPPTRGR from the coding sequence ATGAAAAAGAATCGTGCGGCCCTTGTGCTCGTCGGGCTGAGCGCCATCGGATTGTGGGTGGCGGGGCGTCTGAAGTTCCTCACAGCTACGGTCTCCGACGACAAGGCCGGGGATTCCGTGAAAACTCTCGTTGGTTCCGTGTGGGATCCGGCGATGGTTCCGCTGGCGTTGGCGATGATCGCCGCGGTCATCCTAACCCTCGCCGTGGAGCCCGTGATTCGGCGATTTCTCGGTGGTGTGGTCGCGGTACTGGCGGCGGTGGCCAGCTTCCGTTCGGTGACTTTGTTGACTTCCGACGTCGACCTCGCTCGTGCCCGGAACATTCTCGCGTCGGGTTCTGCTACGCAGCGGGCCACGAAGCCCGTGCAAATCTCGGAATGGGCGCAGGTCACCGACGCACAGGTGCATACCATGCCCGTCGTCGTGGCATTGGTGGCCGCCACATTGGGTGTGATCGGTGGTGTGCTGTTGTTGATGCAACCGGGCAAGGCTTCGAAGGGGCACTCCCGGTACGAAACTCCGGAAAACCGCCGTGCGGGGGCGAAGGAAGATCTAGCGGAGAACCCCAATAATTCACGCGCTCTGTGGGATGTCATGGATACGGGGGTGGACCCCACCGACGATGATTCTGACGATTTCACCCCGCCTACGCGAGGTCGATAA
- the lgt gene encoding prolipoprotein diacylglyceryl transferase produces MVTTYLANIPSPPQGVWHLGPIPIRAYALCILTGVVVAYFWTRKRYADRGGDPELVVDALLVAIPFGIIGARLYHVITDHEKYFGPGRDPIDAFKITNGGLGIWGAIVLGSLAVWLLFKFKKVPLSPFADAVAPTIALAQAIGRLGNWFNQELYGGPSTAPWALEIYQRVDGRSTGQVLEVVQPTFLYEMLWNLLVVVLLLVIDRHWRMDRGRLFMLYVAAYTFGRFFIENMRTDPATTVFGDIRINVVVSAVVFLIAMGLFLFNSLRKRPQ; encoded by the coding sequence ATGGTTACCACGTACCTCGCTAACATTCCCTCTCCACCACAGGGCGTGTGGCATTTGGGGCCTATCCCGATCCGAGCGTATGCCCTGTGCATCCTCACCGGCGTGGTCGTGGCCTACTTCTGGACGCGCAAGCGTTACGCGGACCGCGGGGGAGATCCCGAACTCGTCGTGGATGCCCTGTTAGTCGCCATCCCCTTCGGCATCATCGGTGCTCGCCTGTACCACGTGATCACCGATCACGAGAAATACTTCGGCCCTGGTCGCGACCCCATCGATGCATTCAAAATCACCAACGGTGGCCTCGGCATCTGGGGCGCCATTGTTCTAGGCAGCCTCGCTGTCTGGTTGCTGTTTAAGTTTAAGAAAGTGCCGCTTTCTCCTTTTGCCGACGCCGTCGCGCCCACCATCGCTCTAGCCCAAGCTATCGGGCGCCTCGGCAACTGGTTTAACCAGGAGCTTTACGGTGGCCCGTCTACCGCACCCTGGGCATTGGAAATCTACCAGCGGGTCGATGGCCGATCCACGGGTCAAGTCCTCGAGGTTGTCCAGCCCACCTTCCTTTACGAGATGCTGTGGAATCTACTCGTCGTTGTGCTCCTCCTAGTGATCGATAGGCACTGGCGAATGGACCGCGGACGGTTGTTTATGTTGTACGTTGCGGCTTACACCTTTGGGCGCTTCTTCATTGAGAACATGCGCACCGATCCCGCTACGACGGTCTTTGGGGATATCCGGATCAACGTTGTGGTGTCCGCAGTTGTCTTCTTAATCGCGATGGGTTTGTTCTTGTTTAATTCCCTTCGCAAGCGCCCCCAGTAG
- the trpB gene encoding tryptophan synthase subunit beta has protein sequence MSDKTPLPTAGEVLATPTHHEPDERGHWGDFGGRYVPEALMAVIDEITDAWSKAKADQAYLDELDELHRTYTGRPSPLYFAKRFSEAVGANVWLKREDLNHTGSHKINNVLGQVLLAKRMGKTQVIAETGAGQHGVATATACALMGIKCRIYMGEVDANRQALNIARMRLLGAEVEVVTIGSRTLKDAINEAMRYWVAHDEDTYYCFGTAAGPHPFPQMVRDLQRIIGSEARQQILEETGQLPDTVVACVGGGSNAIGLFHPFINDESVKIVGAEAAGDGLDSGRHAAPINMGAQGVFQGAFSDLMQNEDGQIIESHSISAGLDYPGVGPEHSQLHSEGRAEYLAITDAEAMDAFQQLSRTEGIIPAIESAHGVAAAVKVAAREPGSTIIVNLSGRGDKDVDTAAKWFNQEGEN, from the coding sequence GTGAGTGACAAAACCCCATTGCCGACAGCGGGCGAAGTTCTAGCTACGCCCACCCATCATGAACCCGACGAGCGTGGTCACTGGGGTGACTTCGGTGGTCGGTACGTTCCCGAGGCCCTGATGGCCGTCATTGACGAGATCACCGATGCCTGGTCCAAGGCGAAGGCCGATCAGGCTTACCTCGATGAACTTGATGAGCTACACCGCACCTACACTGGTCGCCCATCGCCGTTGTACTTCGCGAAGCGCTTTTCCGAGGCCGTAGGCGCGAATGTCTGGTTGAAGCGCGAAGATCTGAACCATACCGGGTCCCACAAGATCAATAACGTGCTGGGGCAGGTCCTGCTGGCCAAGCGCATGGGTAAAACCCAGGTCATTGCTGAAACCGGCGCTGGTCAGCACGGTGTGGCCACCGCCACCGCCTGTGCCCTCATGGGTATTAAATGCCGCATCTATATGGGCGAGGTGGATGCGAACCGTCAGGCTCTAAACATTGCCCGCATGCGCCTGTTGGGTGCGGAAGTAGAAGTGGTCACGATCGGTTCTCGCACCTTGAAGGATGCGATTAACGAGGCCATGCGTTACTGGGTCGCCCACGATGAGGACACCTATTACTGCTTCGGCACCGCCGCCGGCCCGCACCCGTTCCCACAAATGGTTCGCGATTTGCAGCGCATCATTGGTTCGGAGGCACGCCAGCAGATTCTAGAAGAAACCGGCCAGCTGCCCGATACTGTCGTGGCGTGCGTGGGCGGCGGATCTAACGCCATTGGTTTGTTCCACCCCTTTATTAATGACGAGTCCGTGAAGATCGTCGGCGCAGAGGCCGCTGGTGACGGCCTAGATTCCGGCCGCCACGCCGCGCCCATCAACATGGGTGCACAAGGTGTGTTCCAAGGCGCGTTTTCCGACCTCATGCAAAACGAAGACGGGCAGATCATTGAGTCCCATTCCATTTCCGCGGGCTTGGACTACCCGGGCGTCGGCCCAGAGCATTCCCAATTGCACAGCGAAGGCCGAGCCGAGTATCTAGCCATCACCGATGCCGAGGCCATGGATGCGTTCCAACAGTTGTCGCGTACGGAGGGGATTATCCCAGCTATTGAATCGGCGCACGGGGTGGCGGCTGCAGTGAAGGTAGCGGCCCGCGAACCCGGTAGCACCATCATCGTGAACCTGTCTGGACGTGGCGACAAGGATGTCGATACCGCGGCGAAGTGGTTCAACCAGGAAGGGGAGAATTAA
- a CDS encoding amidohydrolase, with the protein MNPTELATQHGVDLTWQQGCYEWLHAHPELSLQEQETAAFIARKLAEFDCDVTTGIGGHGIVAIFRNGHAPEGKTILMRADFDALPVTEDTGLPYSSTNEGVMHACGHDMHTSALLGVCAVMDARRDAWEGTFIALFQPAEEVTRGAGMMIEDGLADKIPTPDVCLGQHIVAGPVGTVMSAPGPVLAACDTITITLFGKSAHGSQPHESLDPTFLAAMIVVRLQGIVGREVSPEDFAVITVGTLSSGNTNNTIPDHAKLVLNCRFYDTGVRDKTYKAIERVIRGECYASGCERDPIIEYSAHGELTDNDQDVFDTVRPHFDATFGEKSVTAERWTASEDFSEIPRHFGVPYLFWTVGVTNEKTWNSGNVPGNHSPHFAPAPGTLEAATKAGITAVAAYLAH; encoded by the coding sequence ATCAACCCCACAGAACTCGCAACCCAGCACGGTGTGGATTTGACGTGGCAGCAGGGCTGCTATGAATGGCTGCACGCGCACCCCGAACTGTCGCTGCAGGAGCAAGAAACGGCAGCATTCATTGCACGAAAGCTTGCCGAATTCGACTGTGACGTCACCACCGGCATCGGAGGCCACGGAATCGTGGCCATCTTCCGCAATGGACATGCGCCCGAGGGCAAGACCATCCTCATGCGTGCGGACTTCGACGCCCTCCCCGTCACCGAGGACACGGGACTGCCTTACTCCTCCACCAACGAAGGCGTGATGCACGCGTGTGGCCACGACATGCACACCTCTGCGCTTCTGGGGGTATGCGCAGTCATGGATGCCCGCCGGGATGCGTGGGAAGGTACTTTCATTGCACTGTTCCAACCCGCCGAGGAAGTCACCCGTGGTGCGGGAATGATGATCGAAGACGGGTTGGCAGACAAGATCCCCACCCCAGATGTCTGCCTAGGCCAGCACATCGTAGCCGGACCGGTGGGCACCGTCATGTCCGCCCCCGGCCCTGTGCTGGCGGCATGCGACACAATCACGATCACCCTGTTCGGCAAATCTGCCCACGGATCGCAGCCCCATGAATCACTAGATCCGACCTTCCTCGCTGCGATGATCGTGGTCCGGCTGCAAGGCATCGTCGGCCGAGAGGTCTCCCCGGAGGACTTCGCGGTCATCACGGTAGGCACGCTCAGCTCGGGGAACACCAACAACACCATCCCCGATCACGCGAAGCTGGTCCTGAACTGTCGGTTCTACGATACGGGCGTGCGCGACAAAACCTACAAAGCTATCGAGCGCGTGATCCGCGGCGAATGCTATGCCTCCGGTTGCGAACGCGACCCCATCATCGAGTACTCCGCGCACGGTGAGCTGACCGATAACGACCAAGATGTCTTTGACACGGTCCGCCCGCATTTCGACGCCACCTTCGGCGAGAAGTCAGTCACGGCTGAGCGCTGGACGGCCTCAGAGGACTTTTCCGAAATCCCCCGCCACTTTGGAGTCCCGTATTTGTTCTGGACGGTGGGCGTCACAAATGAAAAAACCTGGAACAGTGGCAACGTCCCAGGCAACCACAGCCCGCACTTTGCGCCGGCCCCGGGAACACTAGAAGCCGCCACGAAAGCCGGTATCACGGCGGTGGCGGCCTACCTGGCGCACTAG